One window of the Acaryochloris sp. CCMEE 5410 genome contains the following:
- a CDS encoding FAD-dependent oxidoreductase — protein sequence MAKVVIVGAGPTGAALALTLVQRGIDVTLVEAARNFRRTFRGEGLMPSGLDALEQMGLLGLLETVPHQALTAWEYILEGRRMFQALEPFQANTLPCTLVSQPNLLEALVKQAQQHPQFEWISGTAVKALLHKEHRINGVQLGDGRTLEADLVIGADGRNSLVRQQANLEMETLSHSIDLLWFKLADSSCLPPENIFYAIVHGRQTMGLFRSAEGSLQLAWALYDDDPTDWKQVDWPPKIAAASPPWLAQHLLQHTQEIERPLLLSVVVGRCPQWSMPGLLILGDAAHPMSPIRAQGINMAFRDVIVAANHLVPILQGSVDLDRLDQALPNIQAEREPEIIRAQTLQNEELAQGDRLRHSPLLRGIVKATLPLSSPIIRASWLRRQQQLRQGLTEVRLQV from the coding sequence ATGGCCAAGGTTGTCATTGTCGGCGCTGGACCCACAGGGGCAGCTTTAGCACTGACACTCGTTCAGCGAGGAATTGACGTCACATTGGTAGAAGCAGCCCGCAACTTTCGACGAACGTTTCGGGGTGAAGGTCTGATGCCCAGTGGCTTAGATGCTTTAGAGCAAATGGGATTGTTGGGTCTGCTTGAAACAGTACCCCACCAAGCCCTAACGGCTTGGGAATATATCTTAGAAGGACGCAGGATGTTCCAAGCCCTCGAACCGTTCCAAGCCAATACCCTGCCCTGTACCTTAGTATCACAACCCAATTTACTTGAGGCACTCGTCAAACAGGCCCAACAGCATCCTCAGTTTGAGTGGATTTCAGGCACTGCTGTCAAAGCATTACTACACAAGGAGCATCGAATTAATGGCGTCCAGCTAGGAGATGGTCGCACCTTAGAAGCAGATTTGGTAATCGGGGCAGATGGCCGCAATTCCCTCGTCCGTCAGCAGGCCAACCTAGAGATGGAAACCCTATCCCATTCCATTGATTTACTGTGGTTCAAGCTAGCAGATAGCTCCTGCCTTCCCCCAGAGAATATCTTTTATGCCATCGTGCATGGCCGCCAGACAATGGGCTTATTTCGCAGTGCAGAAGGCAGCTTACAGTTAGCCTGGGCTTTGTATGACGATGATCCAACCGATTGGAAGCAGGTAGATTGGCCTCCCAAGATTGCCGCTGCTTCCCCACCTTGGTTAGCACAGCACCTGCTTCAACATACTCAAGAGATTGAACGTCCACTCTTGCTGTCTGTAGTGGTGGGTCGTTGTCCCCAGTGGTCGATGCCAGGGCTGCTAATTTTAGGAGATGCCGCCCATCCCATGTCGCCGATTCGAGCCCAAGGGATTAATATGGCCTTCCGGGATGTGATTGTGGCAGCGAATCATCTGGTGCCGATACTGCAAGGCTCCGTGGACCTTGATAGGCTGGATCAGGCTTTACCCAACATTCAAGCCGAGCGAGAACCAGAAATTATTCGGGCGCAAACCTTGCAAAATGAGGAACTTGCCCAAGGCGATCGCCTCCGTCATAGCCCTCTATTACGAGGGATCGTCAAAGCGACCTTACCGTTGAGTAGCCCCATCATCCGAGCCTCTTGGCTGCGGCGACAACAACAGCTCAGACAGGGCTTGACTGAAGTTCGCCTCCAGGTTTAG
- a CDS encoding flavodoxin family protein yields the protein MSEQLTNITQHQCQNAPAKYDDLKALFLNCTLNRTPVLSHTEGVIKIAQRIFEANGVETKIIRPVDYDIPAGLGLDMSQTDEWDKDDWPQIQKEVDTTDILVLCTSVWLGEKSSVCNRVLERMYGYTHLLNDKGQYRDYGKVGATLITGNEDGVKHCAMNILFSLSHIGYTIPPQVDAGWLGEVGPGPSYLDPGSGGPENDFTNRNTTFLAWNCMHMARLLKDNGGIPAHGNLPDAWDAGCKTDFKNPEHKR from the coding sequence ATGTCTGAACAGCTTACAAACATCACTCAGCACCAATGCCAAAACGCCCCAGCCAAATATGACGATCTCAAGGCCCTATTTCTCAACTGCACCCTCAATCGCACCCCCGTTTTATCCCATACCGAAGGGGTAATTAAGATTGCCCAAAGGATTTTTGAAGCCAATGGGGTGGAAACGAAGATTATTCGTCCCGTGGATTATGATATACCGGCGGGCTTGGGCTTAGATATGTCCCAAACCGATGAATGGGATAAAGATGACTGGCCTCAAATTCAGAAAGAAGTGGATACCACAGATATTTTGGTGCTGTGTACCTCCGTGTGGCTGGGGGAGAAAAGCTCCGTTTGTAACCGAGTTTTGGAGCGAATGTATGGCTACACCCATCTCCTCAACGACAAAGGCCAATATCGAGATTACGGCAAAGTAGGCGCAACCTTAATCACAGGCAATGAGGACGGAGTAAAACATTGCGCCATGAATATTCTGTTTTCCCTCTCTCATATTGGCTATACCATTCCACCCCAAGTGGATGCTGGTTGGCTAGGGGAAGTCGGTCCCGGCCCTTCTTATCTCGATCCAGGATCAGGGGGACCCGAGAATGATTTCACCAACCGCAATACCACTTTCTTAGCCTGGAACTGTATGCATATGGCTCGCCTACTGAAGGACAATGGCGGAATTCCTGCCCACGGCAATTTACCGGATGCCTGGGATGCAGGGTGTAAAACAGACTTTAAGAATCCAGAGCATAAACGATAG